Genomic DNA from Gimesia aquarii:
TATTCTCACATGACAGCAAACCAATGTGAATGCTGGTGAGCAAGGAAAATATGATTTAGTGATGACTTAGAAAGAACTTAGAAGATCTGACATCCAAATGAACGAAACAGACCTCACACTTTTAAGTTAGGTCATAAACCCATCATTGACAAAGCAATAAACGGAAAATAGTATCCAGACATGTTTCAATATGCCCGCCAATCATTGTTATTCGCCTTTTGTACAGTGTTTATGCTGGACATGGCTTTTCTACTGGGCGGGCCGATTCTCGTTGAGTTTCCTGAGTCGAATCCAGATTGGCTCTATTCTGAGTTGGAGCTGGAAGAAAGTGAAGACTCTGGTGAAGAAGAGACTCTGATCCAGGATCTCAAATTCTCGACAGAGATTTCGCTAACGAATCCCCGAATTCAAAATGCTGTTTTCAGTTGCAAAGAATCGGATCGTTATGAAAGGCGTGATTCCCGGGGACCTCCTGTCACCTGCTAAGGAATGCTTGTTTTTCCCAGCATTCAGCCGCTTTTAGTGCTCACTGATTTTTCTGCTGCGCTTTTTTAGACACGGTTTTCGATCATTGCAGATCTGGCTTTGATTACTAATCGTAGTTCTACCCAATAATTGCGCTGACTTCTCGTGAGCATTGTCTTCTTCTTTTCTTATCTGAGATCTATTTACAGACTCATTAATATATGGATGACTTTCATGTCACAAAATAATTCAATCCAAACAAAGTTTAATCTAAAACGTTATCTCGGTGAATTTAATCCCTGGCATAACATCAAAATCATGCATACGAATGTGCCGAACGATATTCTGTCTGGTATTACGGTTGCAGTGATCGCAATGCCGCTGGCATTGGCATTTGGTGTTGCCTCTGGTTTAGGGGCTGAAGCCGGCATGTGGGCTGCAATTTGTGGAGGGATCCTCGTTGGGTTATTTGGAGGCTCCCATACGGGGGTCAGCGGTCCTACCGGACCCAAAGTGGTTCAGCTGGCGGCAATTATTGCAGCCACCAAACTGGTATCTGGAGAACCTGACATCGGATTTGCGATGTCAATGGTCTTTTTAAGCGGTCTGGTATGTATCGCGTTGGCATTAATGAAAATTGGCCGCTTCATCTATTACACACCTTACTCAGTCGTCTCTGGATTTATGTGTGGAATCGGTGTCATCATTATCCTGCTTGAAATTCGGCCTATGCTGGGTTTTGCCACGCCGAACTCAGTGATGGGAGCCATTAAGCAGATTCCCTATGATATCATGCATGAAAAACCGCATGCATTGATTGTTTCGTTAGCCACATTTTTTACGATTTTGCTCTGGCCTCGTATTACTAAGAAACAATGGTTGCCGGCACCCCTGTTAGGCTTAATTGTAGGCACGAGTATCGCACATTTCTTTCACTTCAATGACATTGAGTATATTTCCTCGATGCCCGTTGGTATGCCGCATTTATACTGGCCTGATTTTTCTCGGTTTGGCGATATGATAGGTGGTGCGTTTGCTTTGGCCGGACTTTGTATTTTTGATTCCCTGTTGACTTGTCTGGTTGCAGATAACATGACGAATGAGCGGCATAACAGTGACCGTGAAATCTTTGGGCAGGGGATTGCTAATATGGCCTGTGGAGTTGTGGGGGGCGTGACCACTGCGACTGCTACCATGCGAACGGTTGCCAATATCAAGTGTGGAGGAAAAACGGGCTTAGCTTCGATTGTTCA
This window encodes:
- a CDS encoding SulP family inorganic anion transporter: MSQNNSIQTKFNLKRYLGEFNPWHNIKIMHTNVPNDILSGITVAVIAMPLALAFGVASGLGAEAGMWAAICGGILVGLFGGSHTGVSGPTGPKVVQLAAIIAATKLVSGEPDIGFAMSMVFLSGLVCIALALMKIGRFIYYTPYSVVSGFMCGIGVIIILLEIRPMLGFATPNSVMGAIKQIPYDIMHEKPHALIVSLATFFTILLWPRITKKQWLPAPLLGLIVGTSIAHFFHFNDIEYISSMPVGMPHLYWPDFSRFGDMIGGAFALAGLCIFDSLLTCLVADNMTNERHNSDREIFGQGIANMACGVVGGVTTATATMRTVANIKCGGKTGLASIVHGLVLLALMLGLAPYASFIPMACLAGILLKVGMDIIDYRVLPVLHRMPFMDSICFWAVLILTISVDLLVAMGVGITIAFVRIVHELGQAYEQNVVNLNEVNRPLPGDVPMPEELKKKVLKLRLEGPLFFGVSDTIYRASSALVDYKYLIIRMARVPMVDMSGAYLLDDIVEKAHQQGAIVFFTGLKPHVERTLERLRIFENVADGNCLETFNDAILRIQEIEGTLSAQQTECDTRLSQV